The Musa acuminata AAA Group cultivar baxijiao chromosome BXJ2-2, Cavendish_Baxijiao_AAA, whole genome shotgun sequence genome has a segment encoding these proteins:
- the LOC103976251 gene encoding uncharacterized protein LOC103976251 isoform X2 has product MASVDGRDLVSELQAQVLALRNRVEELEKENERLCSQLSRCRCSKDGNIPSAGLFVEDSSPTNCEPREKPGCQERSQQRAGRYVALKIMYFGQRFYGFASEAQMDPTIESEIFKALERTKLLIGTKEDSRYSRCGRTDKGVSSTGQVISLYLRSNLKDTGGYTKNHTTTLEVRGEIDYVRVLNKVLPGDIRVIGWCPVPTDFHSRFSCLSREYRYLFWKGNLDISAMQQAAMKFIGEYDFRNFCKMDAANVNNYRRRITFFDISSLDRRSIDVDELWAVTIKGSAFLWHQVRCMVAVLFMVGHGFESPDVIDVLLDTKKTPRKPQYNMAPELPLILRFCEFEDLEFICSSEARRTLHEHLKNEVQRHMLQAAIFNEALSCLSTAGGHEFSLYSGPIFTCAFGKEESAGQSSEFSRKNKGHIPLLRRATEHICFRVATVLRIN; this is encoded by the exons ATGGCGAGTGTGGACGGGCGTGATCTCGTGTCGGAACTCCAAGCTCAGGTTCTCGCTCTCCGCAACCGGGTGGAG GAATTGGAGAAGGAGAATGAGCGCTTGTGTTCCCAGTTATCAAGATGCCGGTGCTCCAAG GATGGAAATATACCAAGTGCAGGGTTATTTGTGGAGGACAGCTCACCAACGAACTGTGAACCAAGAGAGAAACCAG GTTGCCAGGAGAGGAGTCAACAACGTGCAGGGAGATATGTTGCTTTGAAAATCATGTACTTTGGCCAGAG GTTTTATGGTTTTGCCTCTGAGGCTCAGATGGATCCAACTATTGAG TCTGAAATTTTCAAAGCGCTAGAGAGGACAAAGCTTTTAATTGGCACTAAAGAGGATTCAAGATACTCGAGATGTGGCAGAACTGACAAGGGAGTTTCATCTACTGGCCAA gtaatttctttatatttaagaTCAAACCTCAAGGACACTGGAGGGTATACCAAGAACCACACCACCACCTTGGAAGTAAGAGGTG AAATTGATTATGTAAGGGTGTTGAATAAAGTTCTCCCGGGGGATATACGAGTGATAGGCTGGTGTCCTGTTCCAACAGATTTTCACTCAAG GTTCAGCTGTCTCAGCAGGGAATATAGATACCTTTTCTGGAAAGGAAATTTGGATATATCG GCAATGCAGCAAGCTGCTATGAAGTTCATTGGGGAATATGACTTCAGAAATTTCTGTAAGATGGATGCAGCAAATGTGAATAACTATAGGCGACGAATCACATTCTTTGATATCTCTTCTTTAGATAGGAG GTCCATTGATGTTGATGAACTATGGGCAGTGACAATCAAGGGTAGTGCATTTTTGTGGCATCAAGTCCGGTGCATGGTTGCAGTGTTATTTATGGTTGGTCATGGTTTTGAGTCACCTGAC GTTATCGATGTACTACTGGATACTAAGAAGACCCCTAGAAAACCTCAATACAACATGGCCCCAGAGCTTCCCTTGATATTGCGGTTTTGTGAATTTGAAGATCTGGAATTTATTTGTTCATCAG AGGCCAGGCGAACTTTGCATGAGCACTTGAAGAATGAAGTCCAAAGACACATGCTTCAGGCGGCCATCTTCAATGAGGCCCTAAGCTGTTTATCGACTGCTGGTGGGCATGAATTTTCATTGTATTCTGGCCCAATTTTTACATGTGCCTTCGGGAAGGAAGAATCTGCAGGACAAAGTTCAGAATTTTCAAGGAAGAACAAAGGTCACATTCCTCTACTGCGCCGTGCAACCGAGC ATATCTGCTTCAGGGTTGCCACTGTACTTAGAATCAATTAG
- the LOC103976251 gene encoding uncharacterized protein LOC103976251 isoform X4: MPVLQGCQERSQQRAGRYVALKIMYFGQRFYGFASEAQMDPTIESEIFKALERTKLLIGTKEDSRYSRCGRTDKGVSSTGQVISLYLRSNLKDTGGYTKNHTTTLEVRGEIDYVRVLNKVLPGDIRVIGWCPVPTDFHSRFSCLSREYRYLFWKGNLDISAMQQAAMKFIGEYDFRNFCKMDAANVNNYRRRITFFDISSLDRRSIDVDELWAVTIKGSAFLWHQVRCMVAVLFMVGHGFESPDVIDVLLDTKKTPRKPQYNMAPELPLILRFCEFEDLEFICSSEARRTLHEHLKNEVQRHMLQAAIFNEALSCLSTAGGHEFSLYSGPIFTCAFGKEESAGQSSEFSRKNKGHIPLLRRATEPSYEERRAKLDMKASRKS, translated from the exons ATGCCGGTGCTCCAAG GTTGCCAGGAGAGGAGTCAACAACGTGCAGGGAGATATGTTGCTTTGAAAATCATGTACTTTGGCCAGAG GTTTTATGGTTTTGCCTCTGAGGCTCAGATGGATCCAACTATTGAG TCTGAAATTTTCAAAGCGCTAGAGAGGACAAAGCTTTTAATTGGCACTAAAGAGGATTCAAGATACTCGAGATGTGGCAGAACTGACAAGGGAGTTTCATCTACTGGCCAA gtaatttctttatatttaagaTCAAACCTCAAGGACACTGGAGGGTATACCAAGAACCACACCACCACCTTGGAAGTAAGAGGTG AAATTGATTATGTAAGGGTGTTGAATAAAGTTCTCCCGGGGGATATACGAGTGATAGGCTGGTGTCCTGTTCCAACAGATTTTCACTCAAG GTTCAGCTGTCTCAGCAGGGAATATAGATACCTTTTCTGGAAAGGAAATTTGGATATATCG GCAATGCAGCAAGCTGCTATGAAGTTCATTGGGGAATATGACTTCAGAAATTTCTGTAAGATGGATGCAGCAAATGTGAATAACTATAGGCGACGAATCACATTCTTTGATATCTCTTCTTTAGATAGGAG GTCCATTGATGTTGATGAACTATGGGCAGTGACAATCAAGGGTAGTGCATTTTTGTGGCATCAAGTCCGGTGCATGGTTGCAGTGTTATTTATGGTTGGTCATGGTTTTGAGTCACCTGAC GTTATCGATGTACTACTGGATACTAAGAAGACCCCTAGAAAACCTCAATACAACATGGCCCCAGAGCTTCCCTTGATATTGCGGTTTTGTGAATTTGAAGATCTGGAATTTATTTGTTCATCAG AGGCCAGGCGAACTTTGCATGAGCACTTGAAGAATGAAGTCCAAAGACACATGCTTCAGGCGGCCATCTTCAATGAGGCCCTAAGCTGTTTATCGACTGCTGGTGGGCATGAATTTTCATTGTATTCTGGCCCAATTTTTACATGTGCCTTCGGGAAGGAAGAATCTGCAGGACAAAGTTCAGAATTTTCAAGGAAGAACAAAGGTCACATTCCTCTACTGCGCCGTGCAACCGAGC CCTCATACGAGGAACGACGAGCCAAGTTGGACATGAAAGCTAGTCGTAAGAGCTGA
- the LOC103975512 gene encoding transcription factor ILI6, protein MSSRRSRSRQMSSSRITDEQINDLLTKLQAVLPEAHLRSTDRVSAAKVLQDTCNYIRSLHREVDDLSERLSELLANNDINSAQAAIIRSLLR, encoded by the exons ATGTCGAGCAGGAGGTCTCGGTCAAGGCAGATGAGCTCGTCGAGGATCACCGACGAGCAGATCAATGATCTGCTGACGAAGTTGCAAGCTGTGCTCCCCGAGGCCCATCTTCGCAGCACCGACAGG GTGTCAGCAGCCAAAGTCCTGCAGGATACCTGCAACTACATCCGGAGCTTGCACCGGGAGGTGGACGACCTGAGCGAGAGGCTCTCCGAGTTGCTTGCCAACAACGACATTAACAGTGCTCAAGCCGCGATCATCAGGAGCCTGCTTAGGTGA
- the LOC103976250 gene encoding pentatricopeptide repeat-containing protein At4g38010-like, with protein sequence MAKLIIRAFPFTKHSFSHYCQQPGSAAPRSSKILEGRTYKWNVTLRGLLEGNVPAKAILAYALMRRRGVKVDSFTLLFVVKACCLIIHDVVVGKQVHAQVAKLGFQAEVVTQTALLKMYGMFGDLDAAEKVFDETPQRDLVQWHALLAAYSQRNRPCGTMKTAQRMVNESVMPNEVGFVSIISACSQRKALPEGKRWHGYAIKNLAVLDTFVHNVLIDMYAACGCLSDAYNVFKNLRNKNTVSWTSMINAYGDNDHPNEALDLFEEMEAVGERPDEVMMLAVVSICTKLGRSDIGEWIHEYVERCGFGESVRVANALIDMHSKCGNMEKACSTFDRMTRRTLVTWTAMIQGLAMHGHGRAALTRFSQMQREGFRLDEVVVLIMINACSHAGLVEEGKHFFRSMAEEHGMEPWMEHYGSMVDLLCRAGLVNEALDFVMNMPLKPDAVIWRTLVAACRNQGNMNLAAEVLDCMMEMEPEDSGNYVLKSNLHAMIGDWDSVQEVRSSMSCKKVAKTQPAHSYVQPTHHVHVEEVMQNIDEDERRSS encoded by the coding sequence ATGGCCAAACTCATTATCAGAGCCTTTCCGTTCACCAAACATTCATTCTCCCATTACTGCCAGCAACCTGGAAGCGCAGCACCAAGAAGTAGCAAGATCTTGGAAGGTAGGACATACAAGTGGAACGTGACCCTGAGAGGTCTCTTGGAGGGGAATGTCCCAGCGAAAGCAATCCTCGCTTATGCCCTCATGAGGAGGAGAGGTGTGAAGGTAGATAGCTTCACCCTTCTGTTTGTTGTCAAGGCCTGTTGCCTCATCATTCATGACGTCGTCGTGGGCAAACAAGTGCACGCTCAGGTCGCCAAGCTGGGCTTCCAAGCAGAGGTAGTTACCCAGACCGCCCTCCTCAAGATGTATGGTATGTTTGGAGACCTCGATGCTGCCGAAAAAGTGTTTGATGAAACTCCTCAAAGAGATCTTGTCCAATGGCATGCGCTCCTTGCTGCGTACTCCCAGAGGAATCGACCCTGCGGTACAATGAAAACCGCGCAGCGAATGGTAAACGAGAGTGTTATGCCGAACGAAGTCGGTTTTGTCAGTATCATCTCGGCTTGTTCGCAGAGGAAGGCTTTACCAGAGGGAAAGCGGTGGCACGGCTACGCGATCAAAAACCTTGCAGTGCTCGACACTTTCGTTCACAATGTGCTGATCGACATGTACGCGGCCTGTGGATGCCTGTCGGATGCTTACAACGTCTTCAAGAATCTGAGGAACAAGAATACTGTTTCATGGACTTCGATGATCAATGCCTATGGCGACAATGACCACCCGAATGAGGCACTGGATCTGTTCGAGGAAATGGAAGCGGTAGGAGAAAGACCTGACGAAGTGATGATGTTGGCAGTGGTTTCTATCTGCACCAAGTTAGGGAGGTCTGACATAGGAGAGTGGATCCATGAGTACGTCGAGAGGTGCGGGTTTGGGGAAAGCGTACGCGTCGCCAATGCTCTCATCGATATGCACAGCAAATGCGGGAACATGGAGAAGGCATGCAGCACGTTCGACAGGATGACGAGGAGGACTCTGGTAACGTGGACCGCAATGATACAAGGCCTGGCGATGCACGGGCACGGTCGGGCCGCGCTGACGCGGTTCTCTCAGATGCAGAGGGAAGGCTTTCGGCTGGACGAGGTGGTGGTTTTAATCATGATCAACGCATGCAGCCACGCAGGGCTGGTGGAAGAGGGGAAGCATTTCTTCAGGTCCATGGCAGAGGAGCATGGGATGGAGCCTTGGATGGAGCACTACGGGAGCATGGTGGATCTGCTGTGCAGAGCAGGGCTGGTGAACGAGGCGCTCGACTTCGTCATGAACATGCCCCTGAAACCAGACGCTGTCATCTGGCGCACCCTGGTTGCTGCATGCAGAAACCAGGGAAACATGAATCTGGCAGCAGAGGTTTTGGATTGCATGATGGAGATGGAACCTGAGGACAGTGGAAATTACGTTCTGAAGTCAAATTTGCATGCGATGATTGGGGATTGGGACAGTGTTCAGGAAGTGAGGAGTAGCATGAGCTGCAAGAAGGTGGCCAAGACACAGCCTGCTCATAGCTACGTTCAACCAACCCACCATGTCCATGTAGAAGAGGTGATGCAAAACATAGACGAAGATGAGAGGCGGTCGTCCTGA
- the LOC103976251 gene encoding uncharacterized protein LOC103976251 isoform X1, whose translation MASVDGRDLVSELQAQVLALRNRVEELEKENERLCSQLSRCRCSKDGNIPSAGLFVEDSSPTNCEPREKPGCQERSQQRAGRYVALKIMYFGQRFYGFASEAQMDPTIESEIFKALERTKLLIGTKEDSRYSRCGRTDKGVSSTGQVISLYLRSNLKDTGGYTKNHTTTLEVRGEIDYVRVLNKVLPGDIRVIGWCPVPTDFHSRFSCLSREYRYLFWKGNLDISAMQQAAMKFIGEYDFRNFCKMDAANVNNYRRRITFFDISSLDRRSIDVDELWAVTIKGSAFLWHQVRCMVAVLFMVGHGFESPDVIDVLLDTKKTPRKPQYNMAPELPLILRFCEFEDLEFICSSEARRTLHEHLKNEVQRHMLQAAIFNEALSCLSTAGGHEFSLYSGPIFTCAFGKEESAGQSSEFSRKNKGHIPLLRRATEPSYEERRAKLDMKASRKS comes from the exons ATGGCGAGTGTGGACGGGCGTGATCTCGTGTCGGAACTCCAAGCTCAGGTTCTCGCTCTCCGCAACCGGGTGGAG GAATTGGAGAAGGAGAATGAGCGCTTGTGTTCCCAGTTATCAAGATGCCGGTGCTCCAAG GATGGAAATATACCAAGTGCAGGGTTATTTGTGGAGGACAGCTCACCAACGAACTGTGAACCAAGAGAGAAACCAG GTTGCCAGGAGAGGAGTCAACAACGTGCAGGGAGATATGTTGCTTTGAAAATCATGTACTTTGGCCAGAG GTTTTATGGTTTTGCCTCTGAGGCTCAGATGGATCCAACTATTGAG TCTGAAATTTTCAAAGCGCTAGAGAGGACAAAGCTTTTAATTGGCACTAAAGAGGATTCAAGATACTCGAGATGTGGCAGAACTGACAAGGGAGTTTCATCTACTGGCCAA gtaatttctttatatttaagaTCAAACCTCAAGGACACTGGAGGGTATACCAAGAACCACACCACCACCTTGGAAGTAAGAGGTG AAATTGATTATGTAAGGGTGTTGAATAAAGTTCTCCCGGGGGATATACGAGTGATAGGCTGGTGTCCTGTTCCAACAGATTTTCACTCAAG GTTCAGCTGTCTCAGCAGGGAATATAGATACCTTTTCTGGAAAGGAAATTTGGATATATCG GCAATGCAGCAAGCTGCTATGAAGTTCATTGGGGAATATGACTTCAGAAATTTCTGTAAGATGGATGCAGCAAATGTGAATAACTATAGGCGACGAATCACATTCTTTGATATCTCTTCTTTAGATAGGAG GTCCATTGATGTTGATGAACTATGGGCAGTGACAATCAAGGGTAGTGCATTTTTGTGGCATCAAGTCCGGTGCATGGTTGCAGTGTTATTTATGGTTGGTCATGGTTTTGAGTCACCTGAC GTTATCGATGTACTACTGGATACTAAGAAGACCCCTAGAAAACCTCAATACAACATGGCCCCAGAGCTTCCCTTGATATTGCGGTTTTGTGAATTTGAAGATCTGGAATTTATTTGTTCATCAG AGGCCAGGCGAACTTTGCATGAGCACTTGAAGAATGAAGTCCAAAGACACATGCTTCAGGCGGCCATCTTCAATGAGGCCCTAAGCTGTTTATCGACTGCTGGTGGGCATGAATTTTCATTGTATTCTGGCCCAATTTTTACATGTGCCTTCGGGAAGGAAGAATCTGCAGGACAAAGTTCAGAATTTTCAAGGAAGAACAAAGGTCACATTCCTCTACTGCGCCGTGCAACCGAGC CCTCATACGAGGAACGACGAGCCAAGTTGGACATGAAAGCTAGTCGTAAGAGCTGA
- the LOC103975511 gene encoding F-box/kelch-repeat protein At1g74510 has translation MLEGRSYLISRVFRSSCEQESDWHCMDYHIHESSDNKKRPLDEEFEEQQLEDRVKRNKSPQLPDTPDIKDMQLLLDNSYHRGREHGDSSIVSQLGGELIVSCLLRLSRSDYGAVASLNRMFRSLIRSGELYQLRRKMDIVEHWVYFSCSVLEWEAYDPYRGRWITVPKMPPTESFMCSDKESLAVGTELLVFGKEVNSHIILRYSILTNSWSRGVVMNSPRCLFGSASLGEKAIVAGGTNAQGDILNSAELYNSQTQTWETLPCMNQARKMCSGVFMDEKFYVIGGMASNTKVLTCGEEYDLKRGSWSVIPNMSDGLNGANGAPPLVAVVNNELYAAHYADKELRKYDKVKHTWVRLGSLPESSVSMNGWGLAFRACGERLIVIGGRRGSLGGMIELNSWIPNRGPPEWNMIASKHSGNFVYNCAVMGC, from the coding sequence ATGTTGGAGGGGCGCTCCTATTTGATATCGAGGGTGTTCAGAAGCTCCTGTGAGCAAGAATCCGATTGGCATTGCATGGATTACCATATCCACGAGTCATCGGACAACAAGAAGCGTCCGCTGGACGAGGAATTTGAAGAACAACAGCTAGAAGACCGGGTCAAGAGGAATAAATCGCCGCAGCTCCCTGATACCCCTGACATCAAGGATATGCAGTTGCTTCTTGACAATTCGTATCACCGTGGCCGGGAGCATGGTGATTCAAGCATTGTCAGTCAGCTTGGCGGGGAACTGATAGTCAGCTGCCTTCTTCGCCTTTCTCGGTCCGATTACGGTGCCGTCGCATCGCTCAACCGGATGTTCCGCTCTTTGATCCGCAGTGGGGAGCTCTACCAGCTGCGCCGCAAGATGGATATCGTCGAGCACTGGGTCTACTTCTCCTGCAGCGTCCTCGAATGGGAGGCTTATGATCCATACCGTGGGCGCTGGATCACGGTTCCTAAAATGCCCCCCACCGAGAGCTTCATGTGCTCCGATAAGGAGTCCCTCGCAGTGGGCACCGAGCTCCTTGTTTTTGGAAAGGAGGTGAATTCCCATATCATACTGAGATATAGCATTTTGACTAACTCCTGGTCTCGTGGTGTGGTTATGAACTCGCCTAGGTGCTTGTTTGGATCCGCTAGCCTCGGAGAGAAGGCCATTGTAGCCGGAGGAACCAATGCTCAGGGTGATATACTGAACTCTGCAGAGCTTTACAATTCCCAAACACAGACCTGGGAGACCTTACCTTGTATGAACCAAGCAAGAAAGATGTGCTCGGGGGTATTCATGGATGAAAAATTTTATGTCATTGGTGGAATGGCTAGCAACACAAAGGTACTGACATGTGGGGAAGAGTATGATCTGAAGCGAGGTTCTTGGAGTGTGATCCCTAACATGTCTGATGGACTTAACGGTGCGAATGGTGCACCTCCACTTGTTGCTGTGGTGAACAATGAGCTTTATGCAGCTCACTATGCTGATAAGGAGTTGAGGAAGTATGATAAGGTGAAACATACATGGGTCAGATTGGGAAGCTTGCCCGAAAGCTCTGTCTCAATGAATGGTTGGGGGCTTGCATTCCGTGCCTGCGGTGAACGGctaatagtgattggtggaaggaGAGGTTCTCTTGGAGGGATGATTGAGCTCAATTCGTGGATTCCAAATAGGGGGCCACCAGAATGGAACATGATTGCAAGCAAGCATTCAGGCAACTTTGTTTATAATTGTGCTGTGATGGGCTGCTGA
- the LOC103976251 gene encoding uncharacterized protein LOC103976251 isoform X3 — translation MSLSVVTMLPSCQERSQQRAGRYVALKIMYFGQRFYGFASEAQMDPTIESEIFKALERTKLLIGTKEDSRYSRCGRTDKGVSSTGQVISLYLRSNLKDTGGYTKNHTTTLEVRGEIDYVRVLNKVLPGDIRVIGWCPVPTDFHSRFSCLSREYRYLFWKGNLDISAMQQAAMKFIGEYDFRNFCKMDAANVNNYRRRITFFDISSLDRRSIDVDELWAVTIKGSAFLWHQVRCMVAVLFMVGHGFESPDVIDVLLDTKKTPRKPQYNMAPELPLILRFCEFEDLEFICSSEARRTLHEHLKNEVQRHMLQAAIFNEALSCLSTAGGHEFSLYSGPIFTCAFGKEESAGQSSEFSRKNKGHIPLLRRATEPSYEERRAKLDMKASRKS, via the exons ATGTCTCTCTCTGTGGTTACCATGCTACCAA GTTGCCAGGAGAGGAGTCAACAACGTGCAGGGAGATATGTTGCTTTGAAAATCATGTACTTTGGCCAGAG GTTTTATGGTTTTGCCTCTGAGGCTCAGATGGATCCAACTATTGAG TCTGAAATTTTCAAAGCGCTAGAGAGGACAAAGCTTTTAATTGGCACTAAAGAGGATTCAAGATACTCGAGATGTGGCAGAACTGACAAGGGAGTTTCATCTACTGGCCAA gtaatttctttatatttaagaTCAAACCTCAAGGACACTGGAGGGTATACCAAGAACCACACCACCACCTTGGAAGTAAGAGGTG AAATTGATTATGTAAGGGTGTTGAATAAAGTTCTCCCGGGGGATATACGAGTGATAGGCTGGTGTCCTGTTCCAACAGATTTTCACTCAAG GTTCAGCTGTCTCAGCAGGGAATATAGATACCTTTTCTGGAAAGGAAATTTGGATATATCG GCAATGCAGCAAGCTGCTATGAAGTTCATTGGGGAATATGACTTCAGAAATTTCTGTAAGATGGATGCAGCAAATGTGAATAACTATAGGCGACGAATCACATTCTTTGATATCTCTTCTTTAGATAGGAG GTCCATTGATGTTGATGAACTATGGGCAGTGACAATCAAGGGTAGTGCATTTTTGTGGCATCAAGTCCGGTGCATGGTTGCAGTGTTATTTATGGTTGGTCATGGTTTTGAGTCACCTGAC GTTATCGATGTACTACTGGATACTAAGAAGACCCCTAGAAAACCTCAATACAACATGGCCCCAGAGCTTCCCTTGATATTGCGGTTTTGTGAATTTGAAGATCTGGAATTTATTTGTTCATCAG AGGCCAGGCGAACTTTGCATGAGCACTTGAAGAATGAAGTCCAAAGACACATGCTTCAGGCGGCCATCTTCAATGAGGCCCTAAGCTGTTTATCGACTGCTGGTGGGCATGAATTTTCATTGTATTCTGGCCCAATTTTTACATGTGCCTTCGGGAAGGAAGAATCTGCAGGACAAAGTTCAGAATTTTCAAGGAAGAACAAAGGTCACATTCCTCTACTGCGCCGTGCAACCGAGC CCTCATACGAGGAACGACGAGCCAAGTTGGACATGAAAGCTAGTCGTAAGAGCTGA
- the LOC135605904 gene encoding F-box/kelch-repeat protein SKIP6-like, protein MTDPSDVSAASAAAGGFIPDLPDDIAVRCIARVPRSHHPALALVSRSWRSLLRSPLLSAVRSHLAVTDPPVLALNLRSPTDQSPWFLLDPLLRRSGKKSPPPLRLPPPPLPAIGSACAALGPALFLLGGSVAGVPSPAVQVLDARLRRWSLVPRMSAAREFAAAAVLGGRIYAIGGCLPPADAWAESLDPATGPTGGGWAVVPSPPLIREKWMHGCAVLGGRILTVADRGGVVYDPAAPAGEARWGPVPPVLDNGWRGRAAAVGGILYSYDFLGKIRGYDLESNEWKQVEGMEKELPKFLCGATLANLGGLLCLVWEGKDLASGNKEMVIEWAGIEVSKTTDGKLQGSLLWQEPVVLDAPKGSSIAHCIALEL, encoded by the coding sequence ATGACGGACCCCTCGGATGTCTCCGCCGCTTCTGCCGCCGCCGGGGGCTTCATCCCCGACCTCCCGGACGACATCGCGGTGCGGTGCATCGCGCGGGTTCCCCGATCCCACCACCCGGCCCTCGCCCTCGTCTCGCGATCCTGGCGCTCCCTCCTCCGCTCCCCGCTCCTCTCGGCCGTCCGGTCCCACCTTGCCGTCACTGACCCCCCCGTTCTCGCTCTCAATCTCCGCTCCCCCACCGACCAATCCCCCTGGTTCCTCCTCGACCCCCTCCTCCGCCGGAGCGGGAAGAAGTCGCCGCCCCCACTCCGCCTCCCACCGCCGCCCCTCCCCGCTATCGGATCGGCCTGCGCTGCCCTCGGCCCCGCGCTCTTCCTCCTCGGCGGCTCCGTCGCTGGCGTCCCCTCCCCTGCAGTACAGGTGCTCGACGCCCGCCTCCGCCGCTGGTCCCTCGTTCCCCGCATGTCGGCCGCCCGCGAATTTGCCGCCGCTGCCGTGCTCGGTGGCCGCATCTACGCCATTGGCGGCTGCCTCCCCCCGGCCGACGCCTGGGCCGAGTCCCTAGACCCTGCCACCGGCCCCACTGGAGGGGGATGGGCCGTCGTCCCCAGCCCACCGCTCATCCGAGAGAAGTGGATGCACGGGTGCGCCGTCCTCGGGGGCAGGATCCTCACGGTGGCGGATCGGGGAGGAGTTGTGTACGACCCGGCGGCGCCGGCCGGGGAGGCCAGGTGGGGTCCTGTGCCACCAGTACTCGACAACGGGTGGAGGGGGAGGGCCGCGGCGGTGGGAGGGATACTCTACTCCTATGATTTCCTGGGGAAGATAAGGGGTTATGACCTGGAATCCAACGAGTGGAAGCAGGTCGAGGGGATGGAGAAGGAGCTGCCCAAGTTCCTGTGCGGGGCGACATTAGCGAACCTGGGAGGATTGCTGTGCTTGGTGTGGGAAGGGAAGGACTTGGCTAGTGGAAACAAGGAGATGGTGATTGAGTGGGCTGGAATCGAAGTCTCGAAGACTACAGATGGCAAATTGCAGGGATCACTACTGTGGCAGGAGCCTGTGGTCTTGGATGCCCCAAAGGGATCATCTATTGCTCATTGCATCGCCTTGGAGTTGTGA
- the LOC103976251 gene encoding uncharacterized protein LOC103976251 isoform X5, protein MYFGQRFYGFASEAQMDPTIESEIFKALERTKLLIGTKEDSRYSRCGRTDKGVSSTGQVISLYLRSNLKDTGGYTKNHTTTLEVRGEIDYVRVLNKVLPGDIRVIGWCPVPTDFHSRFSCLSREYRYLFWKGNLDISAMQQAAMKFIGEYDFRNFCKMDAANVNNYRRRITFFDISSLDRRSIDVDELWAVTIKGSAFLWHQVRCMVAVLFMVGHGFESPDVIDVLLDTKKTPRKPQYNMAPELPLILRFCEFEDLEFICSSEARRTLHEHLKNEVQRHMLQAAIFNEALSCLSTAGGHEFSLYSGPIFTCAFGKEESAGQSSEFSRKNKGHIPLLRRATEPSYEERRAKLDMKASRKS, encoded by the exons ATGTACTTTGGCCAGAG GTTTTATGGTTTTGCCTCTGAGGCTCAGATGGATCCAACTATTGAG TCTGAAATTTTCAAAGCGCTAGAGAGGACAAAGCTTTTAATTGGCACTAAAGAGGATTCAAGATACTCGAGATGTGGCAGAACTGACAAGGGAGTTTCATCTACTGGCCAA gtaatttctttatatttaagaTCAAACCTCAAGGACACTGGAGGGTATACCAAGAACCACACCACCACCTTGGAAGTAAGAGGTG AAATTGATTATGTAAGGGTGTTGAATAAAGTTCTCCCGGGGGATATACGAGTGATAGGCTGGTGTCCTGTTCCAACAGATTTTCACTCAAG GTTCAGCTGTCTCAGCAGGGAATATAGATACCTTTTCTGGAAAGGAAATTTGGATATATCG GCAATGCAGCAAGCTGCTATGAAGTTCATTGGGGAATATGACTTCAGAAATTTCTGTAAGATGGATGCAGCAAATGTGAATAACTATAGGCGACGAATCACATTCTTTGATATCTCTTCTTTAGATAGGAG GTCCATTGATGTTGATGAACTATGGGCAGTGACAATCAAGGGTAGTGCATTTTTGTGGCATCAAGTCCGGTGCATGGTTGCAGTGTTATTTATGGTTGGTCATGGTTTTGAGTCACCTGAC GTTATCGATGTACTACTGGATACTAAGAAGACCCCTAGAAAACCTCAATACAACATGGCCCCAGAGCTTCCCTTGATATTGCGGTTTTGTGAATTTGAAGATCTGGAATTTATTTGTTCATCAG AGGCCAGGCGAACTTTGCATGAGCACTTGAAGAATGAAGTCCAAAGACACATGCTTCAGGCGGCCATCTTCAATGAGGCCCTAAGCTGTTTATCGACTGCTGGTGGGCATGAATTTTCATTGTATTCTGGCCCAATTTTTACATGTGCCTTCGGGAAGGAAGAATCTGCAGGACAAAGTTCAGAATTTTCAAGGAAGAACAAAGGTCACATTCCTCTACTGCGCCGTGCAACCGAGC CCTCATACGAGGAACGACGAGCCAAGTTGGACATGAAAGCTAGTCGTAAGAGCTGA